One genomic window of Prosthecodimorpha staleyi includes the following:
- a CDS encoding ABC transporter ATP-binding protein: MPHIVMESITKSYGDVRVLDGCSLSVEKGQVMTLLGPSGCGKTTLLRTLAGFVEPDAGRVLVGGIDITALPPNRRSVGYVFQNYALFPHLTVAENVAYGLKVRRRPAPEIKERVARALQTVSLGPLGDRYPAQLSGGQQQRVAIARVLVLEPDVLLLDEPFNALDAKLRLSMQTELRKLIERLGITSIFVTHDQSEAMMLSDQVAVMRAGTFEQVAPPLAIYDRPANPFVATFIGRANILPVGLRAGAVVGFPAVVAERPDGPADLIVRPENLTLAAGRIDPGTGQSGPPGTVLFAIAQGPTIEYEVDAGFPEPLRVTVGRRSGEVPLAAGSPVSIGVIDPAACRVIERGAA, from the coding sequence ATGCCGCACATCGTCATGGAGTCGATCACCAAAAGCTACGGCGACGTTCGCGTGCTCGACGGATGCTCGCTGTCCGTCGAGAAGGGCCAGGTGATGACCCTGCTCGGGCCGTCCGGCTGCGGCAAGACGACCTTGCTGCGAACGCTGGCGGGCTTCGTCGAGCCCGATGCCGGCCGTGTCCTGGTCGGAGGCATCGACATCACGGCCCTGCCCCCGAACCGGCGCAGCGTCGGCTACGTGTTCCAGAACTACGCCCTGTTCCCGCATCTGACCGTCGCCGAGAATGTCGCCTATGGGCTCAAGGTGCGCCGCAGGCCGGCACCCGAAATCAAGGAACGCGTCGCGCGGGCGCTCCAGACCGTCTCGCTCGGTCCGCTCGGCGACCGCTATCCGGCACAATTGTCCGGCGGACAGCAGCAGCGGGTCGCCATCGCCCGCGTGCTCGTGCTGGAGCCGGACGTGCTGCTCCTCGACGAACCCTTCAATGCGCTCGACGCCAAGCTCCGGCTGTCGATGCAGACCGAACTGCGCAAGCTGATCGAGCGGCTCGGCATCACCTCGATCTTCGTGACCCACGACCAGAGCGAGGCGATGATGCTGTCCGATCAGGTGGCGGTCATGCGCGCCGGCACCTTCGAGCAGGTCGCACCGCCGCTCGCGATCTACGACCGCCCTGCCAACCCGTTCGTCGCAACCTTCATCGGCCGCGCCAACATCCTTCCGGTCGGATTGCGAGCCGGCGCCGTGGTCGGCTTTCCGGCGGTCGTCGCCGAACGGCCCGATGGCCCGGCGGACCTGATCGTGCGGCCCGAGAACCTGACGCTTGCGGCAGGCCGGATCGACCCGGGCACCGGACAATCCGGACCGCCCGGCACGGTTCTGTTCGCCATCGCCCAGGGTCCGACGATCGAATACGAAGTGGATGCAGGCTTCCCCGAGCCGTTGCGCGTCACGGTCGGCCGCCGGTCCGGCGAAGTGCCGCTCGCGGCGGGAAGTCCGGTGTCGATCGGCGTCATCGATCCGGCCGCGTGCCGGGTCATCGAGCGGGGGGCCGCATGA
- a CDS encoding extracellular solute-binding protein, whose translation MSQSITRRTFVAAASAAALAAPSIARSQQAREFVVVSYPGRLSEPHRWLADQMETRHPGLRVRLVPSDSQDIVAQIKAGQGFSPFDAMPNDEPPHITAMTEGYIARRDDAKLKNLGNVFPELLAKSQGFGVPATYSLIGIAYNSQLIKDPPKSWADLWRPDLRGKVGIARTSSNLGLATLAIAAKSFGGSETALDIGWEKLRALEPKAARSPAILTQMLEREEIAIAPLWNNNTASAAEKGLPIRFVMPTPGAIAILSFFSGIARSQNPDLIAEWLDGILTPEYQARAAGAPYFFGPTIRGVTVPEAARPYTPSTPAEVLALQTIDWPKIAPQRGGLVERFDRTFAI comes from the coding sequence GTGTCGCAATCCATCACCCGCAGGACATTCGTCGCCGCGGCCTCGGCGGCCGCACTCGCAGCGCCGTCGATCGCTCGATCTCAGCAGGCCCGCGAATTCGTCGTGGTGAGCTATCCGGGCCGGCTTTCCGAGCCGCATCGCTGGCTGGCCGACCAGATGGAGACCCGGCACCCGGGCCTGCGCGTCCGGCTGGTGCCGTCCGACAGCCAGGATATCGTCGCCCAGATCAAGGCGGGACAGGGCTTCTCCCCCTTCGACGCCATGCCGAACGACGAGCCGCCGCACATCACCGCGATGACGGAGGGCTACATCGCCAGGCGGGACGACGCGAAGCTGAAGAATCTCGGCAACGTCTTCCCGGAACTGCTTGCCAAATCTCAGGGTTTCGGCGTTCCGGCGACCTATTCTCTGATCGGCATCGCCTATAACAGCCAGTTGATCAAGGACCCGCCGAAGTCCTGGGCCGACCTGTGGCGCCCGGACCTGCGCGGCAAGGTCGGCATCGCGCGGACCTCGTCCAATCTCGGCCTCGCCACGCTCGCCATTGCGGCCAAGAGCTTCGGCGGGTCGGAAACCGCGCTCGACATCGGCTGGGAGAAACTGCGGGCGCTGGAGCCGAAGGCGGCCCGGTCGCCGGCCATTCTGACCCAGATGCTCGAGCGCGAGGAAATCGCGATCGCGCCGCTCTGGAACAACAACACCGCCTCGGCCGCCGAAAAGGGCCTGCCGATCCGCTTCGTGATGCCGACGCCCGGCGCCATCGCCATCCTGTCGTTCTTCTCCGGCATTGCCCGGTCCCAGAATCCGGACCTGATCGCCGAGTGGCTCGACGGCATCCTGACCCCCGAATACCAGGCCCGCGCCGCCGGCGCCCCTTACTTCTTCGGCCCGACCATTCGCGGCGTCACCGTACCGGAAGCCGCGCGCCCCTATACGCCCTCGACCCCGGCCGAGGTGCTCGCCCTGCAGACGATCGACTGGCCGAAGATCGCGCCCCAGCGCGGCGGTCTGGTCGAACGCTTCGACCGCACCTTCGCAATCTGA
- a CDS encoding ABC transporter permease, which translates to MTAAAITPGRRPGRLVRRLLHGGGFWPALPAVLFLVVFLVLPMLTLLAFGFVTIERGRIVGDSFTLEPLWAALNDTLVWRLTWRSFYVAVISTVMTLLLAYPVAYLYSQTKGIWRTLILVAVISPLLTSALVRAYAWLVILGGRRGIVNHTLIQLGVIDEPLRILNTDYAVIIGMTQIHLPFMILPLLAVLAERDRRLEEASFNLGASRAATFFKVVVPMSVPAIFAGLALVFAISYTNFIVPQLLGGGNYATLAVQVYEQTVVVLDWTRGAVLAAILLSSSFAFVFLIVWVGSRINRWSEARA; encoded by the coding sequence ATGACCGCAGCCGCGATCACGCCCGGCCGGCGCCCCGGCCGCCTCGTCCGGCGCCTGCTGCACGGCGGCGGTTTCTGGCCCGCCCTGCCGGCGGTGCTGTTCCTGGTCGTCTTTCTGGTTCTGCCCATGCTGACGCTGCTCGCCTTCGGCTTCGTCACCATCGAGCGGGGGCGGATCGTGGGCGATAGCTTCACGCTCGAGCCGCTCTGGGCGGCTCTCAACGACACCCTGGTCTGGCGCCTGACCTGGCGGAGCTTCTACGTGGCTGTGATCTCGACGGTCATGACCCTGCTGCTCGCCTATCCGGTGGCCTATCTCTACAGCCAGACCAAGGGCATCTGGCGCACCCTGATCCTGGTGGCGGTCATCTCCCCGCTCCTGACGAGCGCGCTCGTCCGCGCCTATGCGTGGCTGGTGATCCTCGGCGGCCGGCGGGGCATCGTAAACCACACGCTCATTCAACTCGGGGTCATCGACGAGCCGCTGCGCATTCTCAACACCGACTATGCGGTGATCATCGGCATGACTCAGATCCACCTGCCGTTCATGATCCTGCCCCTGCTCGCCGTGCTGGCCGAGCGCGACCGGCGCCTGGAAGAGGCGTCGTTCAATCTCGGTGCCAGCCGGGCCGCGACTTTCTTTAAGGTGGTGGTGCCGATGAGCGTCCCGGCGATCTTCGCCGGCCTTGCCCTGGTCTTTGCGATCTCCTACACGAACTTCATCGTGCCTCAACTTCTCGGCGGCGGAAACTACGCCACGCTCGCCGTGCAGGTCTACGAACAGACCGTCGTGGTGCTGGATTGGACGCGCGGCGCCGTGCTGGCCGCAATTCTCCTGTCGAGTTCCTTCGCGTTCGTCTTCCTGATCGTCTGGGTCGGCAGCCGCATCAATCGGTGGAGCGAGGCGCGCGCATGA
- a CDS encoding carbohydrate kinase family protein encodes MPKVVLYGYLSIDDIVAPGVRSDAVAGGAALYGALGARMAGAEAAIVACRGDDYPTAWIAALAGIGIDVAWIRPASGPTRRARIRHASGGDRSSSHYGEALWWERTAALRPPVEGPAADIAVLCPMPPGHAAGILAGLGCPAVADTSEAFASAGPADCLELLPRLRLFAPSREETALLLPDVADDAAVVALASRGCDIVQKRGSAGLAYCRAGDTRVVTVAPPSTTVRDPTGAGDATVGALAARIAAGDALDAACRVAVRVGAAAVAGVGPSALGLDVPPFPSHATTH; translated from the coding sequence ATGCCGAAGGTCGTCCTCTACGGCTATCTCTCCATCGACGACATCGTCGCCCCGGGCGTTCGTTCCGATGCGGTTGCCGGCGGTGCCGCGCTCTATGGGGCGCTCGGTGCCAGGATGGCGGGCGCGGAAGCGGCGATCGTCGCATGCCGGGGCGATGACTATCCGACGGCATGGATCGCGGCCCTGGCCGGCATCGGCATCGATGTCGCTTGGATCCGGCCGGCCTCCGGACCGACCCGGCGCGCCCGCATCCGGCATGCATCCGGCGGCGACCGATCGTCGAGCCACTATGGCGAGGCCTTGTGGTGGGAACGCACGGCGGCCTTGCGTCCGCCCGTCGAGGGCCCGGCCGCCGACATCGCCGTGCTGTGCCCGATGCCGCCAGGGCACGCCGCCGGAATCCTGGCCGGGCTCGGCTGTCCGGCGGTCGCCGATACCAGCGAAGCCTTCGCGTCGGCCGGACCGGCCGACTGTCTCGAACTCCTGCCCCGCCTCCGCCTGTTCGCACCGAGCCGCGAGGAAACCGCGCTCCTGCTCCCGGATGTGGCGGACGACGCGGCCGTCGTCGCGCTGGCATCGCGCGGCTGCGACATCGTCCAGAAACGCGGCAGCGCCGGGCTCGCCTATTGCCGGGCCGGCGACACCCGCGTGGTCACCGTCGCACCACCATCCACCACCGTACGCGACCCGACCGGGGCCGGTGACGCGACGGTCGGGGCCCTCGCCGCCCGCATCGCGGCGGGCGACGCGCTCGATGCGGCGTGCCGTGTCGCCGTCCGGGTCGGAGCCGCGGCGGTTGCCGGCGTCGGCCCCTCCGCCTTGGGGCTCGACGTGCCCCCCTTCCCGTCTCACGCTACAACCCATTGA
- a CDS encoding ABC transporter substrate-binding protein, with the protein MSTAFTRRTLLAGAGATLALPSIVRAQGAKELVIVSFAGQLQEPHQWLARKMEAKHPGLRIRLVPSESQDIVAQIKAAQGFSPFDAMPNGEPPHLTAQREGYILKLDPSKVPNAANVVPELMAKSGGFGVPASYSLIGIAYNEKLLKTVPKSWADLWNPEYRGKVAIPRASSNLGLGVLAIAAKIYGGSEDNLEPGWAKLQDLKPMVGRSPTALIQMLEREEIALAPIWNNDAAGAAAKGLPIKFVQPDPGPVAIISFMSAIAKTREPDLVNAWMNEILSPEYQQFAANAPYFFGPTVRGVTVPEAAKSYTPSTPAEISKLQSVDWSKIAPQRGKIVEQFDRLFAS; encoded by the coding sequence ATGTCGACCGCATTCACCCGCAGGACCCTTCTCGCCGGCGCAGGCGCCACGCTCGCTCTCCCTTCCATCGTCCGAGCCCAGGGCGCAAAGGAGCTGGTGATCGTCTCCTTCGCCGGCCAGCTGCAGGAGCCGCACCAGTGGCTCGCGCGCAAGATGGAGGCGAAACACCCTGGCCTGCGCATCCGGCTCGTGCCGAGCGAGAGCCAGGACATCGTGGCGCAGATCAAGGCCGCGCAGGGCTTCTCGCCCTTCGACGCGATGCCCAACGGCGAGCCGCCGCACCTGACCGCGCAGCGCGAAGGCTATATCCTGAAGCTCGACCCGTCGAAGGTGCCGAACGCCGCGAACGTCGTCCCCGAACTGATGGCCAAGTCGGGCGGCTTCGGCGTGCCGGCGAGCTATTCGCTGATCGGCATCGCCTATAACGAGAAGCTCCTCAAGACGGTGCCGAAGAGCTGGGCCGACCTGTGGAACCCGGAATACCGCGGCAAGGTGGCCATCCCGCGCGCCTCCTCGAATCTCGGCCTCGGCGTTCTGGCGATCGCGGCCAAGATTTACGGCGGTTCCGAGGACAACCTGGAGCCGGGTTGGGCCAAGCTGCAGGACCTGAAGCCCATGGTCGGCCGCTCGCCGACCGCGCTGATCCAGATGCTGGAGCGCGAGGAGATCGCCCTCGCCCCGATCTGGAACAACGATGCCGCCGGTGCCGCCGCCAAGGGCCTGCCGATCAAGTTCGTCCAGCCCGATCCGGGTCCGGTCGCCATCATCTCGTTCATGTCGGCCATCGCCAAGACGCGCGAACCGGACCTGGTGAACGCGTGGATGAACGAGATCCTGTCGCCCGAATACCAGCAGTTCGCCGCCAACGCGCCATACTTCTTCGGCCCGACCGTCCGCGGCGTCACGGTGCCGGAGGCCGCCAAGTCCTACACGCCTTCGACCCCTGCCGAAATCTCGAAGCTGCAGTCCGTCGACTGGAGCAAGATCGCTCCGCAGCGCGGCAAGATCGTCGAGCAGTTCGATCGGCTGTTTGCATCATGA
- a CDS encoding SIS domain-containing protein encodes MLRDIARQPDVLRSLGARADAFAALGRDVLAPGPRGRVFVAGCGDGVFAAEAATHRAAELGLDWRAIGALDLVLSAGRLRPDDRIVCISMSGNVDRTVEAARAVAAAGVPLLALVNGSGGRLGEIATRKVSLDLPDIAPFLCGTASYTATLLALMLLAAGAAGASDRIDLVRIADAQAAAEPAASAILPRLGTPVPTGIRILSAGADRGTTRYGAAKFVELTRLPVWSGDLEEFAHSQYWAMPVTDLVVVVAADPALAEYADASCSALTRLGVSTLAIDTEATPVASAAHRITLPAVPVSLAPLVTPIPLQRLAYRMAEASGLDPNTRLHLKADEARFTVSRMLTRRSLIGTGQ; translated from the coding sequence ATGCTTCGCGACATCGCGCGCCAGCCCGATGTCCTGCGCAGCCTGGGCGCGCGGGCAGACGCATTCGCGGCGCTCGGCCGCGACGTGCTGGCACCCGGCCCGCGTGGCCGGGTGTTCGTGGCCGGCTGCGGCGACGGCGTGTTCGCGGCGGAGGCCGCAACACACCGAGCGGCGGAGCTCGGGCTCGACTGGCGGGCGATCGGGGCCCTCGATCTCGTGCTGTCGGCCGGCCGCCTGCGTCCCGACGATCGGATCGTCTGCATCTCCATGTCGGGCAATGTCGACCGGACGGTCGAGGCGGCGCGCGCGGTCGCGGCAGCCGGCGTTCCGCTCCTGGCACTCGTCAACGGCAGCGGCGGACGGCTCGGCGAAATCGCAACCCGCAAGGTCTCGCTGGATCTCCCGGATATCGCGCCGTTTCTGTGCGGCACGGCGAGCTATACCGCCACCCTGTTGGCACTGATGCTTCTGGCCGCCGGTGCCGCGGGGGCCTCGGACCGGATCGACCTGGTGCGGATCGCCGATGCGCAGGCTGCGGCCGAGCCCGCCGCATCCGCGATCCTGCCCCGTCTGGGCACGCCCGTCCCGACCGGCATCCGCATTCTCTCGGCCGGCGCGGACCGCGGAACCACGCGCTACGGAGCGGCGAAATTCGTCGAACTGACGCGCTTGCCCGTCTGGTCCGGCGATCTGGAGGAATTCGCCCATAGCCAGTACTGGGCGATGCCGGTCACCGATCTGGTCGTTGTCGTCGCGGCCGATCCGGCATTGGCCGAATATGCCGATGCGTCCTGCTCGGCACTGACGCGGCTCGGCGTGTCGACCTTGGCGATCGACACCGAAGCGACCCCGGTCGCCTCCGCAGCGCATCGCATCACCTTGCCGGCCGTCCCGGTGTCGCTCGCCCCGCTGGTCACGCCGATACCGCTCCAACGGCTCGCCTACCGGATGGCCGAGGCGAGCGGGCTCGACCCGAACACCCGTCTGCATCTCAAGGCGGACGAAGCGCGCTTCACGGTCAGCCGCATGCTGACCCGGCGATCGCTGATCGGCACGGGGCAATAG
- a CDS encoding ABC transporter permease has protein sequence MRTMTWSDRLWTALFALLAGFALLLLVAPSLVVIAISFEPRAYISFPPSGFSLKWYQSLLQNRQLTDSIWVSLTISIYVALIGLALGVPAAFAAVRGTFPGKASLNAFLLSPQMMPGMVIGIASLFFGAYFAFRASNAMLVAALSVFCLPFVIRITMARLAGLDPRLDEASANLGAGKLETFARVTLPQLGPALLAAGAFTFIEAFDNVTVALFTSDVRGRPLPVELYYLVQNDSTPAIAAISAIEIGLSFLVMLVVARTVGLERLGR, from the coding sequence ATGAGAACCATGACCTGGTCCGACCGCCTATGGACGGCGCTGTTCGCCCTGCTTGCCGGTTTCGCGTTGCTGCTCCTGGTCGCGCCAAGCCTGGTCGTGATCGCCATATCGTTCGAACCGCGCGCCTACATTTCGTTTCCGCCCTCGGGCTTCAGCCTGAAATGGTATCAGTCGCTGCTTCAGAATCGGCAGCTGACCGACTCGATCTGGGTCAGCCTGACCATCTCGATCTATGTCGCGCTGATCGGCCTGGCGCTCGGCGTTCCGGCGGCCTTCGCGGCGGTGCGAGGCACGTTCCCCGGAAAGGCCTCCCTCAATGCGTTCCTGCTGTCGCCGCAGATGATGCCCGGAATGGTCATCGGCATCGCCAGCCTGTTCTTCGGCGCCTATTTCGCCTTCCGGGCGTCGAATGCCATGCTGGTCGCCGCGCTGTCCGTCTTCTGCCTGCCCTTCGTGATCCGCATCACTATGGCGCGGCTCGCCGGGCTCGATCCGCGGCTCGACGAGGCTTCGGCCAATCTCGGCGCCGGAAAGCTCGAGACCTTCGCGCGCGTCACCTTGCCCCAGCTTGGGCCGGCGCTGCTCGCCGCGGGGGCGTTCACCTTCATCGAGGCCTTCGACAACGTCACGGTCGCGCTGTTCACATCGGACGTGCGCGGCCGTCCGCTGCCGGTTGAACTCTACTATCTGGTCCAGAACGACTCCACGCCCGCCATCGCGGCGATTTCGGCGATCGAGATCGGCCTGTCCTTCCTGGTGATGCTGGTCGTCGCCCGGACCGTCGGCCTCGAGCGGCTGGGCCGCTGA